A window of Phoenix dactylifera cultivar Barhee BC4 unplaced genomic scaffold, palm_55x_up_171113_PBpolish2nd_filt_p 000258F, whole genome shotgun sequence genomic DNA:
caccatctcatagtcgtagccgagaagcttcgacacccacctctgctgggctggagtatgtatgcactgctcaagaaaaaatagaaggctctgctgatcagtccgaacgatgaatcggcggccgataaggtacggcctccactttgtgactgcatggatgaccgccatcatctccctctcatATGTGGACAGCGAGCGGGTCCTAGGGGACAACGCCTTGCTCATGAAAGCAATTGGCCATCCCTCCTGCATCAAAACAGCACCAATGCTGGCACCGGAAGCATCGCACTCGACTACAAACGGTTTGGCGAAATCGGGTAGCGCCAAAACCGGGGCCGTCGTCATGGCTTCCTTGAGCTTCTCGAACGCTTCCATCGCTGCCTCGGTCCATCTAAACTCGCCCTTTCGTAGCAACAGGGTCAGTGGCGCGGTGATCTTTCCATATCCCTCCACAAACCGATGGTAATAACCGGTTAGGCCCAAAAATCCTCGCAGCTCCTTTTGGTACTTGGGTAGCGGCCAATCGGTCATGCAATGTATCTTTGCTTGGTCCGGCTCCACACCTGCAGCAGAGATGACATGGCCTAGGTACTCGACCTTCGGCTCGGCCCATAGGCACTTGGATCGCTTTACCTTCAATTGATTTCtgcgcagaattttcagcacttcctctaagtGCTCTAGGTGCTCCTGCCATGAACGACTGTAAACCAGTATGTCATCGAAGAATACAAGGACATACCGTCATAGTAATGGTCTGAATATGTCATTCATGAGCCTCTGGAATGTCGCTGGtgcattggtgaggccgaacggcattacccggaactcataatggccatcgtgtgtccgaaacgccgtcttgtgcacatcttcgggcctgacacggatctggtggtatccggcacggagatcaagtttgctgaagtattctgcaccagcaagctcatccaacagctcctcgatgactggaatcggataccggtccttaacggtgatcgcgttaagtgcccggtagtcgacgcagaattgccacgtcccgtccttcttatgtaccagcagcaccggcgatgaatatgagcttctactgggctgaatgatgccgctctccaacatctctcgtaccatctttgagatctcctccTTCTGAACGTGCGGGTAGCGGTAAGGCCTCACATTCGCCGGTTCTGCTCCCGGTACAATCTCTATATGATGATCGTGCTCCCTCTCAGGTGGAAGACCATGAGGCTCCTCAAATAAATCTGCGAACCCCTATAAGAGAGCAGCCAAATCAGTAGGTATACCTGCCTCCGTCGTGGTCTCCATTGACAGAGTTAAGAGCTGCATCAAGTAGCTGTGCGCGCCGGGTCCGGGCAAGCCGACTAGGGGCTGAAGTGCAGCCCTTGGGCTAGGCCGAATGCCATCCAATCTAACTCGCCGTCCGCTCCGTCTGAAAGTCACCCACATCTCGGCAAAGTCGAATGTAACCGGGCCAAGACTCTGCAGCCACTGCGTACCAAGGACCAAATCAGCTCCTCGTAATGCCAACGGATAGAGATCGAGCTTGAATTGGCTGCCCTGGATCGTCAAAGTGATGC
This region includes:
- the LOC120105328 gene encoding uncharacterized protein LOC120105328, with the translated sequence MLIDRLEDEAVAEDGDEVAEDEPQDLEAKEEDVPPQISLHAYSGSATPKTLCVDGMIKRRVVCILIDTGSTHNFLDERLVKQIGLIAEPTLGFDVALGDGAMLRAKGICRGITLTIQGSQFKLDLYPLALRGADLVLGTQWLQSLGPVTFDFAEMWVTFRRSGRRVRLDGIRPSPRAALQPLVGLPGPGAHSYLMQLLTLSMETTTEADLFEEPHGLPPEREHDHHIEIVPGAEPANVRPYRYPHVQKEEISKMEHLEHLEEVLKILRRNQLKVKRSKCLWAEPKVEYLGHVISAAGVEPDQAKIHCMTDWPLPKYQKELRGFLGLTGYYHRFVEGYGKITAPLTLLLRKGEFRWTEAAMEAFEKLKEAMTTAPVLALPDFAKPFVVECDASGASIGAVLMQEGWPIAFMSKALSPRTRSLSTYEREMMAADFELLDRDATLRRLKFHITTAQNRMKQLHDRKHRDLVYEVGDWVYVKVQPYRQLTLQPMANQKLSHRFYGPF